Proteins encoded within one genomic window of Haematobia irritans isolate KBUSLIRL chromosome 5, ASM5000362v1, whole genome shotgun sequence:
- the LOC142241186 gene encoding uncharacterized protein LOC142241186 encodes MEEQPSLEDLTIPSNIITFAIPNDRSLLLMHELFRPSQQALKASRGRTIYPEIFIENSKLGTLADLAVRSLARNYGPDPLPLVANDPMKMQIHYDALDVNMPLEKCYHIDNERFWKRVVLDKHPDKTLPLRHDINWKQMGISLKYTEMVEECPAEYWPENEMINLAQKVKDFVVEMHIRHLKSQTERYFEKFYKPKKPFGTDDGDEEDISEEEDISELSIATSEEIEPIKNLSQEDVMARESQILQQQKIAEEKAKRKQQRQFLREQRANAHREREERRERREAQRLAKQQLLEKPKKKKRKNFNSFFDIELSESEEDEEKYLLDHRNIELYLKYKRDYKYPPEHCDHIDLKFVQYFKNLHTFTIEFGPPILGRNYHTRHLNFSHEDIKRLAQGLSHLPILKVFRLRHSRMDADKFRTLIRGLNSLPCLETLDFGYDTLGDDCASTFYELFENASSLSNLELESNHLGVEVLETLGESLRSYENANLEYLGLARNPFLEDGLHALVSSILGTSHLKSLNLRGAYNLHEKSLICCIAKELLGEHKILQTLDITGIPVTSIAANELVKILTQNLNLLRLECLGCGLDEESQLDIALIMKRNRFIAENPYVGDQTKTDEEIDQWLNRTKNPILLQVLAEREKHADCISKKPNEFIKSPRSSRENSQTVFKHKIYEKLTSSSDNDIKLDGMEPFVYRPHEFDDDEFLNHLYLPGPSNRYYYLKNLRNN; translated from the exons ATGGAGGAACAACCATCATTGGAAGATTTAACTATCCCCAGTAACATAATCACCTTTGCTATACCAAATGATCGATCATTGCTATTGATGCATGAGCTTTTCAGGCCTTCGCAACAGGCTCTGAAAGCTTCCAGAGGTCGTACAATATATccagaaattttcatagaaaattcaaaattgggAACATTGGCTGACTTGGCGGTCAGAAGTTTGGCAAGGAATTATGGGCCAGATCCCTTACCATTGGTAGCAAATGATCCAATGAAGATGCAAATTCATTATGATGCCTTGGATGTGAATATGCCCTTGGAGAAATGTTATCACATAGATAATGAAAGATTTTGGAAGAGAGTTGTATTGGATAAACATCCAGATAAAACTTTACCCTTGAGGCATGATATCAATTGGAAACAAATgggaatttctttaaaatatacagAAATGGTTGAGGAATGCCCGGCAGAATATTGGCCCGAAAACGAAATGATCAATTTGGCCCAGAAGGTAAAGGATTTTGTAGTGGAAATGCATATAAGGCATTTGAAATCACAAACGGAaagatattttgagaaattttataagcccaagaaacctTTTGGAACAGATGATGGAGATGAAGAAGACATCAGCGAGGAAGAAGATATTTCAGAATTATCCATAGCAACTTCAGAAGAAATTGAACCAATAAAAAATCTTTCTCAAGAAGATGTAATGGCAAGAGAATCCCAAATTTTGCAGCAACAAAAAATTGCCGAAGAAAAGGCTAAACGTAAACAGCAACGTCAATTTTTGCGTGAGCAGAGAGCCAATGCTCACCGTGAGCGGGAAGAAAGGCGTGAACGTCGTGAGGCCCAACGTTTGGCCAAACAACAACTCCTAGAGAAACCGAAAAAgaagaaaaggaaaaatttcaatagcttCTTCGATATTGAATTATCCGAAAGTGAAGAGGACGAAGAAAAATATCTTCTGGATCATCGCAATATTGAATTGTATTTGAAATACAAGAGAGATTATAAATATCCTCCAGAGCATTGTGAtcatatagacttaaaatttgtgcaatatttcaagaaTCTCCATACATTTACCATAGAATTTGGGCCACCTATATTGGGACGTAATTATCATACACGTCATTTGAATTTCTCTCATGAGGATATCAAGAGATTGGCACA AGGTCTTAGTCATTTGCCCATATTGAAGGTATTCCGTTTACGTCATAGCCGCATGGATGCTGATAAATTTCGTACCCTTATAAGAGGTCTAAATAGTCTGCCATGCTTGGAAACCCTTGATTTTGGTTATGACACATTGGGTGATGATTGTGCCAgtacattttatgaattatttgaAAATGCTTCAAGTCTAAGCAATTTGGAATTGGAATCTAATCATTTGGGTGTGGAGGTCTTAGAGACTTTGGGTGAATCTTTGAGATCCTACGAAAATGCTAATCTAGAATATTTAGGTCTAGCACGTAATCCTTTTCTTGAAGATGGTCTACATGCTTTAGTTTCCAGTATTTTGGGTACTTCTCATcttaaatctttgaatttaagaGGTGCCTACAATTTACACGAAAAGTCTTTGATATGCTGTATAGCTAAGGAATTATTGGGTGaacataaaatattgcaaacttTGGATATTACCGGTATTCCTGTAACCTCAATAGCTGCCAATGAATTGGTTAAGATATTAACCCAAAATCTTAACCTATTGAGACTCGAATGTCTTGGTTGTGGATTGGATGAAGAATCTCAATTGGATATTGCTTTGATTATGAAACGAAATAGATTTATTGCAGAGAATCCTTATGTAGGTGATCAAACGAAAACTGATGAGGAAATTGATCAGTGGTTAAATAGAACAAA AAATCCTATACTTCTGCAAGTCTTGGCCGAAAGAGAGAAACATGCTGACTGCATTTCAAAAAAACCCAACGAATTTATAAAATCCCCAAGGTCATCACGAGAAAATAGTCAAACCGTatttaaacataaaatatatgaaaaattaacatcgaGTTCAGATAATGACATCAAATTGGATGGTATGGAACCTTTTGTCTATCGTCCCCATGAGTTTGATGACGATGAATTTCTGAATCATTTATATTTACCTGGACCATCAAATCGTTATTACTATTTGAAGAATTTAAGAAATAACTAA